Proteins encoded together in one Bactrocera neohumeralis isolate Rockhampton chromosome 4, APGP_CSIRO_Bneo_wtdbg2-racon-allhic-juicebox.fasta_v2, whole genome shotgun sequence window:
- the LOC126757151 gene encoding LOW QUALITY PROTEIN: odorant receptor 59a-like (The sequence of the model RefSeq protein was modified relative to this genomic sequence to represent the inferred CDS: inserted 1 base in 1 codon; substituted 1 base at 1 genomic stop codon), with protein MSPSSLSLPQPALATVDTRSFLKLHWTCFKMLGINASNSSIYYLGYSVLLQVFVTFCYPLHLALALFSSADASTNIQNLAVCVTCVVCSEKFVIYATRMPCIRELESIIATFDARAQSPCERRYFVELREEIRRITLGFLSIYAVVGVTAELMFFFRNERNLLYPAWFPFDWRASDLKFYAAHSYQIVGLSYQLLQNFVNDCLPTIALALLSTHIKLLDIRVSQIGYATDSSAVNEEELLSCIKDQEQLYNMLNVIQNIISLPMFLQFTVTAVNICLPVAALLLYVDAPFDRLYFVVYLLAVPLEIFPICYYGTTFKLLFDKLHVAMFXQTQKFXKDMILFCERSLKSHTVVTSGIVRIHLDTFVSTCKTAYSLFAVIMKMNE; from the exons ATGTCGCCATCATCATTATCGTTACCGCAACCGGCGTTAGCCACAGTTGATACCCGCTCATTTCTCAAACTTCATTGGACGTGCTTCAAAATGCTCGGTATTAACGCGTCCAACTCCAGCATCTATTATCTCGGCTATTCGGTGCTGCTGCAGGTGTTCGTTACCTTCTGCTATCCACTGCATCTCGCCTTGGCACTCTTCAGTAGTGCTGATGCCTCGACCAATATACAGAACCTCGCCGTGTGTGTCACCTGTGTGGTCTGCAGCGAGAAATTTGTCATCTACGCCACGAGAATGCCGTGCATACGTGAGTTGGAGTCCATCATTGCTACGTTCGATGCACGTGCCCAGAGTCCGTGTGAGCGTCGTTATTTCGTAGAGTTACGTGAAGAAATACGTCGCATTACCCTCGGCTTCCTTAGTATTTATGCTGTTGTGGGCGTGACGGCGGAGCTGATGTTTTTCTTTCGGAATGAACGTAATTTGCTCTATCCGGCTTGGTTCCCGTTCGACTGGCGTGCATCGGATTTGAAGTTCTATGCAGCGCATTCTTATCAAATTGTTGGCCTCTCCTATCAGTTGCTACAAAATTTCGTTAACGATTGCTTGCCGACTATAGCTTTGGCACTGCTGTCGACACACATCAAACTGCTGGATATTAGAGTTTCGCAAATCGGCTACGCGACGGATAGTTCCGCTGTCAATGAGGAGGAGCTGTTGAGTTGCATCAAAGACCAAGAACAGCTCTATAA CATGCTCAATGTCATTCAAAATATCATCTCGCTGCCGATGTTTCTACAGTTCACCGTTACAGCTGTCAACATATGCCTACCTGTGGCTGCATTACTACTCTATGTGGATGCACCGTTCGATCGCTTGTACTTTGTGGTATATTTGCTCGCGGTGCCGTTGGAAATCTTTCCCATCTGTTACTATGGCACGACATTTAAACTACTTTTTGACAAGCTGCACGTTGCGATGT TGCAgacacaaaaattttgaaaggacATGATACTATTCTGTGAGCGTTCGTTGAAGAGTCACACAGTCGTGACCAGTGGTATTGTACGCATTCATCTGGATACTTTCGTCTCGACCTGTAAGACAGCTTACTCCCTGTTCGCTGTCATAATGAAGATGAATGAATAA
- the LOC126757150 gene encoding odorant receptor 59a-like has protein sequence MSPSPLSVPQPALAAVDTRSFLKLHWTCFKVLGINASNSSIYYLGYSVLLQVFVTFCYPLHLALALFSSADASTNIQNLAVCVVCVVCSAKFVIYATRMSRIRELEYIIATLDARAQSPCERRYFVELRQEIRRITLGFLSIYAVVGVTAELMFFFRNERNLLYPAWFPFDWRASDLKFYAAHFYQIVGISYLLLQNFVNDCLPTMALALLSAHIKLLGIRVSQIGYATESPAANEEELLCCIKDQEQLYNMLNVIQNIISLPMFLQFTVTAVNICLPVAALLLYVDAPFDRLYFVVYLLAVPLEIFPICYYGTTFQLLFDKLHVEMFCSNWVEQTHKFRKHMVLFCERSLKSETATAGGIIRIHLDTFVSICKTAYSLLAVIMKMNE, from the exons ATGTCGCCATCACCATTATCGGTGCCGCAACCGGCGTTAGCCGCAGTTGATACCCGCTCATTTCTCAAACTTCATTGGACGTGCTTCAAGGTGCTCGGTATTAACGCGTCCAACTCCAGCATCTATTATCTCGGCTATTCGGTGCTGCTGCAGGTGTTCGTTACCTTCTGCTATCCACTGCATCTCGCCTTGGCACTCTTCAGTAGTGCTGATGCCTCGACCAATATACAGAACCTCGCCGTGTGTGTCGTCTGTGTGGTTTGCAGTGCGAAATTTGTCATCTACGCCACGAGAATGTCGCGCATACGTGAGTTGGAGTACATCATTGCTACGTTGGATGCACGTGCCCAGAGTCCGTGTGAGCGTCGTTATTTCGTAGAGTTACGTCAAGAAATACGTCGCATTACCCTCGGCTTTCTTAGTATTTATGCTGTTGTGGGCGTGACGGCGGAGCTGATGTTTTTCTTTCGGAATGAGCGTAATTTGCTCTATCCGGCTTGGTTCCCGTTCGACTGGCGTGCATCGGATTTAAAGTTCTATGCAGCGCATTTTTATCAAATTGTTGGCATCTCCTATCTATTGCTACAAAATTTCGTTAACGATTGCTTGCCGACTATGGCTTTGGCACTGCTGTCGGCACACATCAAATTGCTGGGTATTAGAGTTTCGCAGATCGGTTACGCGACGGAGAGTCCCGCTGCCAATGAGGAGGAGCTGTTGTGTTGCATCAAAGACCAAGAGCAGCTCTATAA CATGCTCAATGTCATTCAAAATATCATCTCGCTGCCGATGTTTCTACAGTTCACCGTTACAGCTGTCAACATATGCCTACCTGTGGCTGCATTACTACTCTATGTGGATGCACCGTTCGATCGCTTGTACTTTGTGGTATATTTGCTCGCGGTGCCGTTGGAAATCTTTCCCATCTGTTACTATGGCACAACATTTCAATTACTTTTCGATAAGCTGCACGTTGAGATGTTCTGCAGCAACTGGGTGGAGCAGACGCACAAATTTCGCAAACATATGGTACTATTCTGTGAGCGTTCGTTGAAGAGTGAAACAGCCACGGCCGGTGGTATCATACGCATTCATCTGGATACTTTCGTCTCCATCTGTAAGACAGCTTACTCCCTGTTGGCTGTCATAATGAAGATGAATGAATAA